One stretch of Nocardia fluminea DNA includes these proteins:
- a CDS encoding alpha/beta fold hydrolase → MAEAIGRHDLDGAPADHADILARWDLFHFLRTGTALAAFALIIALVVWRVERRKPRFRRADEGAALPWVDHDDVVTWLPSEGSPGMRYFEFRGTSIAYDEAGAGPPIVFLHNLGGDRHIWRAQFDALRQTHRVFAIDLIGYGDSDAPDDGYTVENYLAMVIAFFEEHDLREVTLVGHCFGSALSLLYAQRDPERVRSLVLSSPLTPATLRPTRTAWAARLGRRVHIDSLLARVRIPGPLAGLIVAEQLGSEKAPHAAETVAHLRESWTEPRRLMVTAAISREIPRLGELDEFVPPQDFPPITTVWGSRNRVLCARAGAMLNQTLTPSRAIVIDGAGHLVMVEAPDQVTAAVLAAATAIRVVDS, encoded by the coding sequence ATGGCTGAAGCTATTGGGAGACATGACCTAGACGGCGCGCCCGCCGACCACGCCGACATCCTCGCGCGGTGGGATTTGTTCCACTTCCTGCGGACCGGAACAGCGCTGGCCGCCTTCGCGTTGATCATCGCCCTGGTGGTGTGGCGCGTCGAGCGGCGGAAGCCGCGGTTTCGGCGTGCGGACGAGGGGGCGGCGCTACCGTGGGTTGACCACGACGACGTGGTCACGTGGCTGCCATCGGAAGGAAGCCCGGGGATGCGGTATTTCGAATTTCGCGGGACCTCGATCGCCTATGACGAGGCCGGTGCGGGGCCCCCGATCGTGTTCCTGCACAACCTCGGTGGCGACCGCCATATCTGGCGGGCGCAATTCGACGCACTGCGGCAGACACATCGCGTCTTCGCGATCGACCTCATCGGCTACGGCGATTCCGACGCGCCCGACGACGGATACACCGTCGAGAACTATCTCGCCATGGTCATCGCGTTCTTCGAGGAGCACGATCTGCGCGAGGTGACGCTGGTCGGCCACTGTTTCGGCAGCGCGCTGTCGTTGCTCTACGCCCAGCGTGATCCCGAGCGGGTGCGGTCGCTGGTGCTGAGCAGCCCGCTGACCCCGGCCACCCTGCGGCCGACCCGAACCGCGTGGGCGGCGCGACTGGGCAGGCGCGTGCACATCGACTCACTGCTCGCGCGTGTCCGCATTCCCGGCCCGCTGGCAGGGCTGATCGTGGCGGAACAACTGGGTTCGGAGAAAGCGCCGCACGCGGCGGAGACTGTCGCGCACTTGCGCGAGAGCTGGACCGAACCCCGCAGGCTGATGGTGACCGCCGCGATCTCCCGGGAGATTCCGCGGCTCGGCGAACTGGACGAGTTCGTTCCGCCCCAAGACTTTCCACCGATCACCACGGTGTGGGGAAGTCGCAACAGAGTGCTGTGCGCTCGCGCCGGCGCCATGCTGAACCAGACGTTGACACCCTCGCGAGCGATCGTCATCGACGGGGCGGGGCACCTGGTGATGGTCGAGGCGCCCGATCAGGTCACCGCCGCGGTACTCGCCGCGGCGACGGCCATCCGCGTCGTCGATTCCTAG
- a CDS encoding IS5 family transposase (programmed frameshift), producing the protein MFAVAATVGDRHQVLTDNQWELLELLLPKSDGRVGRNFSNNRQVVEGMLFRLRTGMPWRDLPEVFGPWQTVWKRHRRYAADGTWDRVLVALTALADATGNLDWVVSVDSTIVRVHQHGANTRRARARFPARTVSYEPADHGIGRSRGGLTTKAHLATDGNGRGLAVLITAGQAADCPVMPAVLDAIAVPRLVGGPPRRNPDQVLADKAYSSAANRKLLRSKRIVAVIPQRSDQVANRKRRGRAGGRPPGFDSDAYKGRNVVERAFNKAKHWRGVATRYDKLACTYRAGIVMALTVEWLKLLGDMT; encoded by the exons ATGTTCGCCGTGGCGGCGACTGTCGGTGATCGGCATCAGGTTCTGACGGACAACCAGTGGGAACTCCTCGAGCTGCTGTTACCGAAATCCGATGGCCGCGTGGGCCGTAACTTCTCCAACAACCGCCAGGTCGTCGAGGGAATGTTGTTCCGGTTGCGGACCGGGATGCCCTGGCGTGATCTGCCCGAGGTATTCGGTCCGTGGCAGACGGTATGGAAACGGCACCGCCGGTATGCCGCCGACGGCACCTGGGATCGGGTGCTGGTCGCGCTGACTGCGTTGGCCGATGCGACCGGGAATCTCGATTGGGTGGTCTCGGTCGATTCGACGATCGTGCGGGTGCATCAACATGGCGCCAACACCCGTCGT GCGAGGGCACGGTTTCCGGCCCGGACGGTGAGTTATGAGCCGGCTGATCACGGGATCGGCCGGTCTCGGGGCGGGCTGACTACCAAAGCCCACTTGGCTACCGACGGCAACGGTCGCGGTTTGGCGGTGTTGATCACCGCGGGCCAGGCTGCAGATTGTCCGGTGATGCCCGCTGTGCTCGACGCGATCGCGGTCCCGCGATTGGTTGGTGGTCCGCCGCGCCGGAATCCTGATCAGGTCCTGGCCGACAAGGCGTATTCCTCGGCGGCGAATCGAAAGCTGTTGCGGAGCAAGCGGATTGTGGCGGTGATCCCGCAGCGGTCTGATCAGGTCGCCAACCGGAAACGTCGAGGTCGTGCCGGTGGACGCCCGCCCGGGTTCGACTCCGATGCCTACAAGGGTCGCAATGTGGTCGAGCGAGCGTTCAACAAGGCCAAACACTGGCGTGGTGTCGCAACTCGTTACGACAAGCTGGCCTGTACTTACCGGGCCGGGATCGTCATGGCCCTCACGGTCGAATGGCTGAAGCTATTGGGAGACATGACCTAG
- a CDS encoding IS701 family transposase, producing MDEDLVAWVAGLDDLFGRVAGRFYRAEPRLRARAYVRGLLAPLAGKNGWTIAEAAGEETPDGMQRLLNHAAWDADGVRDDVRAYAVEYLGDPDGVLVVDETGFIKKGVKSAGVQRQYSGTAGRIENCQLGVFCAYTTVKGRTLIDRELYLPKSWTGDRDRCREAYVPDNVEFATKTTLAKQMLARALDAGVPARWVTADEAYGGDYKFRTWLEDRRIGYVVAVPRNQTIPVTAGSTRADHLVAHAPAQAWKRLSCGAGAKGPRMFDWAVASLPVYEWTTPPGWSRWLLARRGLSPNTKGELEIAYYMCCAPTGTSDEELIRVAGARWAVEDCFQTAKTEVGLDQYQVRRYDAWYRHVTLAMLAHTYLAVTAAIAPKALAAASSRSPSAKFDVSWHT from the coding sequence ATCGATGAGGACCTGGTCGCGTGGGTGGCCGGGCTGGATGACCTGTTCGGGCGAGTCGCTGGCCGTTTCTACCGGGCAGAGCCGAGATTACGGGCCCGCGCCTACGTGCGCGGCTTGTTGGCGCCGCTAGCCGGGAAGAATGGCTGGACAATTGCCGAAGCCGCTGGTGAGGAGACCCCGGATGGGATGCAACGGCTGTTGAACCATGCTGCCTGGGACGCCGACGGGGTACGTGACGACGTGCGCGCCTATGCGGTCGAGTACCTGGGCGACCCGGATGGAGTTTTGGTAGTCGACGAGACCGGATTTATCAAAAAGGGAGTGAAATCAGCTGGGGTACAACGGCAATACTCCGGCACAGCTGGTCGGATCGAGAACTGTCAACTCGGGGTGTTCTGCGCATACACCACCGTCAAGGGCCGCACGCTGATCGACCGGGAACTGTATCTGCCGAAATCGTGGACCGGCGACCGTGACCGCTGCCGCGAGGCATACGTACCCGATAACGTCGAGTTCGCTACCAAGACCACGCTCGCCAAACAAATGCTGGCCCGAGCACTGGATGCCGGAGTGCCTGCGCGGTGGGTGACCGCGGACGAAGCCTACGGCGGTGACTACAAGTTCCGGACCTGGCTCGAAGACCGTCGCATCGGGTACGTGGTCGCCGTCCCGAGAAATCAGACGATCCCGGTCACCGCGGGCAGCACCCGTGCCGATCATCTTGTCGCGCACGCCCCCGCGCAGGCGTGGAAGCGCCTGAGCTGCGGGGCAGGCGCGAAGGGGCCACGAATGTTCGACTGGGCCGTCGCGTCGCTTCCGGTCTACGAGTGGACGACCCCACCGGGGTGGAGCCGGTGGCTACTCGCTCGGCGTGGCTTGTCTCCGAATACCAAGGGCGAGTTGGAGATCGCCTACTACATGTGCTGCGCGCCGACCGGTACCAGCGATGAGGAACTGATCCGGGTCGCCGGTGCTCGCTGGGCTGTCGAGGATTGTTTCCAGACCGCGAAAACCGAGGTCGGGCTCGACCAGTATCAGGTCCGGCGCTACGACGCCTGGTACCGGCATGTCACTCTCGCCATGCTCGCCCACACCTACCTCGCCGTGACCGCCGCTATTGCCCCAAAAGCGTTGGCAGCGGCCTCATCTCGCTCACCCTCGGCGAAGTTCGACGTCTCCTGGCACACCTGA
- a CDS encoding DUF1772 domain-containing protein, translated as MKPAPLRALALLTTGLLAGAFGYGAANLIPTFHRVPLQMRLEFHTELMRNNSISMQLIMAAAALSCLVLAVVRKGRDRVLAAAATVLVVGSFLITRLGNVPINHKINAWALVLQPHFVM; from the coding sequence ATGAAACCCGCTCCGCTCCGCGCACTCGCCCTGCTCACCACCGGTCTGCTCGCCGGTGCGTTCGGCTACGGCGCCGCGAATCTGATCCCGACTTTTCATCGGGTCCCGCTACAGATGCGCCTGGAATTCCACACCGAGCTCATGCGGAACAACAGCATCAGCATGCAGCTCATCATGGCCGCCGCGGCGCTGAGCTGCCTCGTCCTGGCCGTCGTACGGAAAGGCAGGGACCGGGTGCTCGCCGCGGCGGCGACGGTGCTCGTGGTCGGATCGTTCCTCATCACCCGCCTCGGCAACGTGCCGATCAACCACAAGATCAACGCCTGGGCTCTAGTACTCCAGCCGCACTTCGTGATGTAA
- a CDS encoding VOC family protein — translation MSRHIQITFDAHDPAGLSTFWRDALGYVHPGPPGVEVPAGVDPLAVWDQFLARIGVPAEERNSKSAIEDPEGHGPRVFFQRVPEGKVAKNRVHLDVRAAPGLQGDERMAALEAECARLVALGGTRVERFEPEPPMSAGWIVMTDPEGNEFCLD, via the coding sequence ATGAGCCGCCATATTCAGATCACCTTCGATGCGCACGATCCGGCTGGGCTGTCGACTTTTTGGCGGGATGCGCTGGGGTATGTGCATCCGGGGCCGCCCGGGGTCGAGGTCCCGGCGGGGGTGGACCCGCTGGCGGTGTGGGATCAGTTCCTCGCGCGGATCGGGGTTCCGGCGGAAGAGCGGAACTCCAAGTCGGCGATCGAGGATCCGGAGGGTCACGGTCCTCGGGTGTTCTTCCAGCGGGTGCCGGAGGGCAAGGTCGCGAAGAATCGGGTTCATCTCGATGTCCGGGCGGCGCCGGGATTGCAGGGCGACGAGCGGATGGCGGCGCTGGAGGCGGAGTGCGCGCGACTGGTCGCGCTGGGTGGCACGCGGGTCGAGCGCTTCGAGCCCGAGCCGCCGATGAGTGCCGGGTGGATCGTGATGACCGACCCGGAGGGCAACGAGTTCTGCCTCGATTAA
- a CDS encoding metalloregulator ArsR/SmtB family transcription factor: MDAIASALADGARWRIVELLAERPRSVGELADSTGLRQPQTTKHLQTLARAGLVTVFPLGQRRVYAVESAPLQELASRLTDLVDTISAHAGERDAVERYRAAIAAESSAAQRDRWADGRSFTFVRVLTAPRDRVWQHWTDPDLLESWWAPPGMTITDCVVEPKKGGRAALDYRDAEGRRYRSEGRVTAAKRPGHLAFDLSVLDTAGAVSFTGHYDLTLDERPGGTRLTLDLTITETTVEAVPYIAGIETGWGRVLDNLANTLHDSKEQP, translated from the coding sequence ATGGACGCAATCGCATCAGCACTCGCAGACGGCGCACGGTGGCGCATTGTCGAACTTCTCGCAGAGCGCCCACGCTCTGTCGGCGAACTGGCCGACTCGACCGGGTTGCGCCAGCCCCAGACCACCAAGCACCTGCAGACGTTGGCTCGCGCCGGGCTCGTCACGGTCTTTCCGTTGGGGCAACGTCGCGTCTACGCGGTCGAGTCGGCACCGCTACAGGAACTGGCGAGCAGGCTCACCGATCTGGTCGACACCATCTCCGCACACGCGGGCGAGCGCGATGCCGTCGAGCGGTACCGTGCCGCCATCGCTGCGGAATCGTCTGCCGCGCAACGGGATCGCTGGGCGGACGGGCGCAGCTTCACCTTCGTGCGCGTACTGACCGCGCCCCGGGATCGCGTCTGGCAGCACTGGACGGATCCGGATCTGCTCGAATCCTGGTGGGCACCACCGGGGATGACGATCACCGACTGTGTCGTCGAACCGAAGAAGGGCGGTCGCGCCGCGCTGGACTACCGCGACGCGGAGGGACGGCGATACCGCTCCGAGGGCCGGGTCACGGCCGCGAAGCGACCCGGCCACCTCGCGTTCGATTTATCGGTGCTCGACACGGCGGGAGCGGTCTCCTTCACCGGCCACTACGACCTGACCCTCGACGAGCGGCCGGGCGGCACCCGCCTCACCCTCGACCTGACCATCACCGAAACCACCGTCGAGGCGGTCCCCTACATCGCCGGAATCGAAACCGGCTGGGGCCGAGTCCTCGACAATCTCGCGAATACCCTCCACGACAGCAAGGAACAGCCATGA
- a CDS encoding dihydrofolate reductase family protein: protein MTERTVTANIGLTLDGRYNGPGGPTDAQAIVRYATTEVARDHLTRLWSGATTALLGRVNAEGFLAFWPTVLADENADPRDRAYAKWLLDTEKVVLSRTLTEAPWERTRLANASAAEVVTALKATGTGDILVNSSPTVIKDLLAADLIDRLYLLLCPEIAGDGQRLFDDGLPSSRWTLTRREVGELGEMALTYDRAR, encoded by the coding sequence ATGACCGAACGAACAGTGACCGCCAATATCGGCCTCACCCTCGACGGACGCTACAACGGCCCCGGCGGACCCACCGACGCGCAGGCGATCGTCCGCTACGCCACTACCGAGGTCGCGCGCGATCACCTCACCCGCCTCTGGTCGGGCGCGACGACGGCGCTGCTCGGACGCGTCAATGCCGAAGGCTTCCTGGCGTTCTGGCCCACGGTGCTCGCCGACGAGAACGCCGACCCACGCGACCGCGCGTACGCGAAGTGGCTGCTCGACACCGAGAAGGTGGTCCTGTCGAGGACCCTCACCGAGGCGCCGTGGGAGCGCACCCGCCTGGCGAACGCGTCGGCCGCCGAGGTCGTCACGGCGCTGAAGGCCACCGGCACCGGTGACATTCTCGTCAACAGCAGCCCGACGGTGATCAAGGATCTGCTCGCGGCGGACCTGATCGACCGCCTGTACCTGCTGCTGTGCCCCGAAATCGCCGGCGACGGGCAACGGCTGTTCGACGACGGCTTGCCCAGCTCCCGGTGGACACTCACGCGTCGCGAGGTCGGCGAACTGGGCGAGATGGCCCTGACCTACGACCGCGCGCGCTGA
- a CDS encoding alpha/beta fold hydrolase, with protein MEQRFLDTGEIRMHVTEQGQGYPVVFCHGFPHTGFIWHRQIDAVAVAGFRAIAPDLRGYGRTEAPADVAAYSNAAVIGDLLALLDGIGAEKAVFVGLDFGAQLVWELSLRAPERVEAVVVLNNPYSPRPPRPPSAFWTKAAQRHFLHLSYFQEPGVADAELAARPREFLSRVYFSLSGDYHYLDTWKNPPGLGYLDVLPQAPALPWTWLTEEEFDTFATEFERTGFTGGLNWYRNLDRNWELTEPFAEARIEVPTYFLYGENDPDMEGFSGRDPLATLRANVTDLRAVVELPGAGHLVHLERTDAVNDFLIAALREVGVDQRARS; from the coding sequence GTGGAACAGAGATTCCTCGACACGGGCGAAATCCGGATGCATGTCACCGAGCAGGGGCAGGGCTACCCGGTCGTGTTCTGTCACGGCTTTCCGCACACCGGGTTCATCTGGCACCGGCAGATCGACGCCGTGGCCGTAGCGGGATTCCGGGCCATCGCACCCGATCTGCGCGGTTACGGCCGCACCGAGGCGCCCGCCGATGTCGCCGCCTACAGCAACGCGGCCGTGATCGGCGATTTGCTGGCGTTGCTCGACGGCATCGGCGCCGAGAAGGCCGTGTTCGTGGGCCTGGACTTCGGTGCCCAACTGGTGTGGGAGTTGTCGCTACGCGCGCCCGAGCGGGTGGAAGCCGTTGTGGTGCTGAACAATCCGTACTCGCCGCGCCCTCCGCGGCCGCCGTCGGCCTTCTGGACCAAGGCCGCCCAGCGTCACTTCCTGCACCTGTCCTACTTCCAGGAACCCGGCGTCGCCGATGCCGAACTCGCCGCGCGACCGAGGGAATTCCTGTCCCGCGTCTACTTCTCCCTCTCGGGGGACTACCACTACCTGGACACCTGGAAGAACCCGCCCGGTCTCGGTTATCTCGACGTGCTGCCCCAGGCGCCCGCGCTGCCGTGGACCTGGCTCACCGAGGAGGAATTCGACACCTTCGCCACCGAATTCGAGCGGACCGGCTTCACCGGTGGCCTGAACTGGTACCGCAATCTGGATCGCAACTGGGAACTCACCGAGCCCTTCGCCGAGGCTCGGATCGAGGTTCCGACGTATTTCCTCTACGGCGAGAACGACCCCGACATGGAGGGCTTCAGCGGTCGCGACCCTCTCGCCACGCTCCGGGCCAATGTCACCGATCTTCGCGCGGTCGTGGAACTTCCGGGCGCCGGCCATCTCGTGCACCTGGAGCGAACCGACGCGGTCAACGATTTCCTCATCGCCGCGCTGCGGGAGGTCGGCGTCGATCAGCGCGCGCGGTCGTAG
- a CDS encoding SDR family NAD(P)-dependent oxidoreductase codes for MSGTPKILAGRVAVVTGASRGIGKGIALELGAAGATVYVTGRTTEPGRLPGTVQETAAMVTDFGGHGVAAVCDHRDDDAVEKLFTRIREEQGRLDVLVNNVYNSPAAARWLGRKFWDVPPRAWDETFEIGVRSHYVASVFAAPLLIESAGLIVNVSSPGARRYMHNAVYGVGKTALDRLTADLAHDLNGTGATAVSIWPGIVDTELLQMVPADEHGRRRVTLPGEGSFDLDTAETPRFPGRAVVALAADPGRATRSGKSWKVADLAEDYGFTDVDGRIPRAD; via the coding sequence ATGAGCGGAACACCCAAGATTCTGGCCGGGCGCGTCGCGGTCGTCACCGGGGCAAGTCGAGGCATCGGTAAAGGCATCGCCCTCGAATTGGGCGCGGCCGGCGCGACCGTGTACGTCACCGGGCGCACCACCGAGCCGGGGCGGCTGCCCGGCACCGTGCAGGAGACCGCCGCGATGGTCACCGACTTCGGCGGGCACGGCGTCGCGGCGGTCTGCGATCACCGCGACGACGACGCGGTCGAGAAGCTCTTCACCCGCATCCGCGAGGAGCAGGGCCGACTCGACGTGCTGGTCAACAACGTCTACAACTCCCCCGCCGCCGCCCGCTGGCTGGGCCGTAAGTTCTGGGATGTGCCGCCGCGAGCATGGGACGAGACCTTCGAGATCGGCGTGCGATCGCACTATGTGGCCAGCGTTTTCGCCGCCCCGCTGCTGATCGAGTCGGCCGGGCTCATCGTCAATGTCTCCTCCCCCGGCGCCCGGCGCTACATGCACAATGCCGTCTACGGCGTCGGCAAGACAGCGCTGGATCGCCTCACCGCCGACCTCGCTCACGACCTGAACGGCACGGGCGCGACCGCCGTCTCGATCTGGCCCGGAATCGTGGACACCGAACTGCTGCAGATGGTTCCGGCCGACGAGCACGGCCGCCGCCGGGTCACCCTGCCCGGCGAGGGCTCCTTCGACCTCGACACCGCCGAGACCCCGCGCTTCCCCGGACGCGCCGTGGTGGCCCTGGCCGCCGACCCCGGCCGGGCGACGCGCTCGGGCAAGTCCTGGAAAGTCGCCGACCTGGCCGAGGACTACGGTTTCACCGATGTCGACGGACGTATCCCGCGCGCCGACTGA
- a CDS encoding histone-like nucleoid-structuring protein Lsr2, translated as MARKVVVTLVDDFDGTSAADATVTFGIDGAAYEIDLSDANAAKLREVFEQWVPYARRTGRAKAGAARRLGTAPAAESTRRNDLTEIRAWASQNGHSVSSRGRISADVISAYEQASA; from the coding sequence ATGGCGCGCAAAGTCGTTGTCACACTTGTCGATGATTTCGATGGCACGTCCGCTGCCGATGCGACTGTCACATTCGGAATCGACGGGGCGGCCTACGAAATCGACCTGTCGGATGCCAACGCGGCGAAGTTGCGCGAGGTGTTCGAGCAGTGGGTTCCGTACGCGCGCCGCACCGGCCGGGCGAAGGCGGGCGCCGCACGTCGCCTCGGCACGGCACCGGCGGCCGAATCCACTCGCCGCAACGATCTCACCGAGATCCGGGCGTGGGCTTCGCAGAACGGGCACTCGGTGTCCAGCCGCGGCAGGATCTCGGCGGACGTCATTTCGGCCTATGAGCAGGCCTCGGCGTAA
- a CDS encoding lipase family protein, producing the protein MQRSAATPVRPSRRDRPARPRPGHRLGTKWAAVPLAALCLAISGAGHATGDPYPSFPPDQNQLPQLPAEPQLYDMLPIPVPAEDPWYDDPADLDSYAPGQIIRSRTVQTRLLGLPFPVHTEQLLFRSNDVHDNPIATATSVIVPGIPWSGGPRPVVSFQEAIDATDSSCNPSYTLQTGTMKEAALAVYWLAQGFAINIADFDGKFNTFNTYDEGKMVLDSLRAMKNSALGLTDSGIALYGYSGGGSGSIRAAELRESYAPDVRLLGTAVGGFPADLRAQARYAIAQQPGLTGAGNFTMWLGFAALSREFPDQFDAGELLTPEGQAIVADMRSRCVYTIAAAGAYRPISAYFQPGKSLETAPGVMEVLANQSLGHHIPDSPIFWWHGIWDELIPASAVLPTVNDYWNRGADLRFYTMPLPEHLVNAVAGWPPAVAWTSAVLRGLPPGDRFKADIPLPN; encoded by the coding sequence ATGCAGCGCAGCGCGGCAACCCCCGTCCGCCCGAGTCGGCGGGACAGACCCGCTCGGCCCCGTCCGGGACACCGGCTCGGAACGAAATGGGCCGCGGTGCCGTTGGCGGCGCTGTGCCTGGCGATCTCGGGAGCCGGCCACGCCACCGGTGACCCGTATCCGAGTTTCCCGCCCGACCAGAACCAGCTTCCGCAGCTGCCCGCCGAACCCCAGCTCTACGACATGCTGCCGATCCCGGTGCCCGCCGAAGATCCCTGGTACGACGACCCGGCGGACCTCGATTCCTATGCGCCCGGCCAGATCATCCGTTCCCGGACGGTGCAGACGCGCCTGCTCGGCCTGCCCTTCCCGGTGCACACCGAACAGCTGCTGTTCCGGAGCAACGACGTGCACGACAACCCGATCGCCACCGCTACCTCGGTGATCGTCCCCGGTATTCCGTGGTCGGGCGGTCCGCGACCGGTCGTGTCCTTCCAGGAAGCCATCGACGCGACCGATTCGTCGTGCAACCCGTCCTACACGTTGCAGACCGGCACCATGAAAGAGGCCGCGCTGGCGGTCTATTGGCTCGCGCAGGGGTTCGCGATCAACATCGCCGACTTCGACGGCAAGTTCAATACCTTCAACACCTACGACGAAGGCAAGATGGTGCTCGACAGTCTGCGCGCCATGAAGAACTCGGCACTGGGCCTCACGGACTCCGGGATCGCGCTCTACGGCTACTCCGGCGGTGGCTCGGGTTCGATCCGGGCGGCTGAACTCCGCGAGAGCTACGCCCCCGATGTGCGGTTGCTCGGCACCGCGGTGGGTGGATTCCCCGCCGATCTGCGAGCCCAGGCCCGGTACGCGATCGCCCAGCAGCCCGGCCTCACCGGTGCCGGTAATTTCACGATGTGGCTCGGGTTCGCCGCGCTGTCGCGGGAATTTCCCGACCAGTTCGACGCCGGGGAATTGCTGACCCCGGAAGGACAGGCGATCGTGGCGGATATGCGCAGCCGCTGCGTTTACACGATCGCGGCCGCCGGAGCGTACCGGCCGATCAGTGCTTATTTCCAGCCGGGGAAGTCTCTCGAAACGGCACCCGGTGTGATGGAGGTTCTCGCAAACCAGAGTCTGGGACACCATATTCCGGACAGCCCGATCTTCTGGTGGCACGGAATCTGGGACGAACTCATCCCGGCATCGGCGGTACTGCCGACGGTGAACGACTACTGGAACCGGGGCGCGGATCTACGGTTCTACACGATGCCGCTGCCCGAACACCTCGTCAATGCCGTCGCGGGCTGGCCGCCCGCGGTCGCTTGGACCAGTGCGGTTCTGCGCGGTCTCCCGCCGGGAGATCGATTCAAAGCCGATATCCCGCTGCCCAACTGA
- a CDS encoding TRADD-N-associated membrane domain-containing protein has translation MDEVLALIGVGGLIPTMIAAVSAWFSATFSRRIGKRAIEVTMTGDAAGPAVSTPTEPADPNTAHVGTPRHRTEEYLRQVRTAMAQSTAFFWAYMISGCCGVVVVLAAASMVAFGNRDAAAATSIMGAVPVGITALFYKRSTDLDKIVGENLTRLSRADEIAEANRAAHDVVSKMGVGIDQDRLLAMIGVRQLFPSATPVEVAELLRTVPVEAGTVSSRA, from the coding sequence GTGGACGAAGTCTTGGCTTTGATCGGGGTGGGTGGACTGATCCCCACGATGATCGCCGCGGTGTCGGCATGGTTCTCGGCGACTTTCAGTCGCCGTATCGGCAAGCGGGCCATCGAAGTCACCATGACCGGCGACGCCGCCGGGCCGGCCGTTTCGACACCGACCGAACCGGCGGACCCGAACACCGCCCACGTCGGGACGCCGCGCCACCGAACGGAGGAGTACCTGCGTCAGGTGCGCACCGCGATGGCGCAGAGCACGGCGTTCTTCTGGGCGTACATGATCAGCGGTTGCTGCGGTGTCGTGGTGGTTCTCGCCGCGGCATCGATGGTGGCGTTCGGCAATCGCGACGCCGCCGCCGCGACCTCGATCATGGGCGCGGTGCCGGTCGGCATCACCGCGTTGTTCTACAAGCGTTCCACCGACCTCGACAAGATCGTGGGCGAGAACCTCACCCGCCTGAGCAGAGCCGACGAGATCGCCGAAGCCAACCGGGCCGCCCACGATGTGGTGTCGAAGATGGGCGTTGGCATCGATCAGGATCGACTGCTCGCCATGATCGGTGTGCGACAGCTGTTTCCGTCCGCCACGCCGGTGGAAGTCGCCGAATTGCTTCGCACGGTCCCCGTCGAGGCGGGAACCGTGAGTTCACGAGCGTGA
- a CDS encoding cupin domain-containing protein: MTASSTTGSVSIPAAVAALPGPFQQHELAAVNDTVVRVARLAGEFPWHHHDEDELFLCWDGTFRIELADRAPVVLHPGELFVVPKGIRHRPVADEAAHVLLIERPETAQYGN; the protein is encoded by the coding sequence ATGACAGCCTCGAGCACTACCGGTTCCGTCTCGATTCCCGCGGCCGTCGCCGCGCTGCCCGGCCCGTTCCAGCAACACGAGCTGGCAGCGGTCAACGACACCGTCGTCCGCGTCGCTCGATTGGCGGGTGAGTTTCCCTGGCACCACCACGACGAAGACGAACTCTTCCTCTGCTGGGACGGCACGTTCCGCATCGAACTGGCAGACCGTGCCCCCGTGGTCCTGCATCCCGGCGAATTGTTCGTGGTGCCCAAGGGGATTCGGCACCGACCGGTCGCTGACGAGGCCGCGCACGTGCTGTTGATCGAGCGTCCCGAAACCGCGCAGTACGGCAACTGA